The Bos mutus isolate GX-2022 chromosome 7, NWIPB_WYAK_1.1, whole genome shotgun sequence genome window below encodes:
- the LOC102280269 gene encoding olfactory receptor 7A17, with protein sequence MAIRNLTGVSQFLLLGVSEELKLQHFIFGLFLSMYLITVFGNLLIILAVSSDSHLHTPMYFFLSNLSFVDICFTSTTIPKMLWNIQTQSKVITYEGCITQMYFFTLFAGLDTLLLTVMAYDHFMAICHPLYYTVIMNSQLCELLVLVSWVISVLHSLLESLSLLRLSFCTFLEIPHFFCELNQMIQLASSDTFLNNVVMYSGAVFLAGGSFTCILHSYSRIVSSIGRISSSQGKYKAFSTCASHLSVVSLFYCTGLGVYLSSAGTHSFHSSATASVMYTVVTSMLNPFIYSLRNKDLKKGLKKLFRKIIIKGPIGIAFVMV encoded by the coding sequence ATGGCAATAAGAAACCTAACAGGAGTTTCACAATTTCTTCTTCTGGGAGTCTCAGAGGAATTAAAATTGCAACACTTCATATTTGGTCTTTTCCTCTCCATGTACCTGATCACTGTATTTGGAAACTTGCTCATCATCCTGGCCGTCAGCTCAGACTCCCacctgcacacccccatgtacttcttcctctccaacctgtCCTTTGTAGACATCTGCTTCACCTCAACCACCATCCCAAAGATGCTATGGAATATCCAGACACAGAGCAAAGTCATAACCTATGAAGGCTGCATCACCCAGATGTATTTTTTCACACTCTTTGCAGGACTGGACACCTTGCTCCTAACAGTGATGGCCTATGATCACTTCATGGCCATCTGCCACCCACTGTACTACACAGTCATTATGAACTCCCAGCTCTGTGAACTGTTGGTGCTGGTGTCCTGGGTCATCAGTGTCCTGCATTCCTTGTTAGAAAGCTTAAGTTTGTTGAGACTGTCATTCTGTACCTTCTTAGAAATCCCCCACTTTTTCTGTGAACTCAATCAGATGATCCAACTTGCCAGTTCTGACACCTTTCTCAATAATGTGGTGATGTATTCTGGAGCTGTGTTCCTGGCTGGGGGTTCCTTCACGTGTATTCTTCACTCTTACTCTAGGATAGTTTCTTCCATAGGCAGAATCTCATCATCTCAGGGGAAGTATAAAGCATTTTCCACCTGTGCGTCTCACCTCTCAGTTGTCTCCTTATTTTATTGTACAGGTTTAGGAGTGTACCTCAGCTCTGCTGGTACCCACAGCTTCCACTCAAGTGCAACAGCCTCGGTGATGTACACTGTGGTCACATccatgctgaaccccttcatctatagtctgagaaataaagacttaaagAAGGGT